CGATCGCGTGGCTGGGCTTCAGCCCGCCGTGGCGCAGGAAGATCACCGCCAGGATCAACAGCAGCAGCACCACAGAGATGGACACGGCCATCGAAAACCTCCTCCGCCACGTCCGCTTCGCGGCGTTCGGCCACGAGTGTGGCGTAGCGGAGGGTTCGTCCGGGCGGCTGGCGTGTCCTCCGAACGTGTGGTGTCTAGGCCGACGGGTGTGCGTCCAGGAAGGCTTCCAGGCCGATCAGGTCGTCGGTGTTGAGGTAGTCGACGTCGGCGGCGAGGAGTTCCGTCCACAGGGCGTCCCGGGCGGGGCCCGCGATGTCCGGGGTGGCCCAGAAGCGGACCTTCTGCCCGCGCGCGTGCGCGGCCTGGACGATGGTGTGCAGCTTCTGCCGCTCGGCGGCCGGGAAGGCGCCCACGCCCCGCCAGGTGAAGTTGAGCGTCCAGTTGTCGCTGATCAGCGGGACGAAGGAGGCGGGCGCGGAGGTGCCGAGGTCGGCGAGCCGGCCGTCGTAGAAGGCCCGGCGTACGGTCTGGGCCTCCATGGGCACGCGGGCCGCGCGGTCGCCGGAGATCACCGCGGTGACGGGACCGGGGTACACCCGGCCGTGCGCGTACGTGGTGAACAGGCCCTTGTAGCGCCGCAGGTGCCGGTCGAGTTCGAGGTACGTGGAGGAGCCCTCGGTCTTGATGTCGATGAGCAGTTGGAGCGAGCCGCGGTAACCCCGGTAGACGGAACCGTGGTTGGCCTTCACACGGGACGCGAGCGTGTCCAGGTAGAGGGATTCGAGGGTGCGCGCCGGGTCGAGGTCCACTTGGTCGTGCGCGACGAGGAGTTGGTCGCCGACGAGCCAGATGTCGGCCTCGACGCTGCCGAAGCGGTGGTCGAGGGCGTCGAGGAGGGGACGGGGGTGCTCGTAGTCGTTGTGTGCGTGGGCGCGCCAGAGCGGGCGCGGGTGATGCTTCTTCTGCTCGCCCGCCAGTGCCTGTGAGGCGGGCACCACGACCGCGCCCGCGAGGGCGGCGCCGAGGGTGAGGACTCTGCGACGGGTGGTGTGGGCCATGCTCTCTCCCCGAGGTGGTCTGAAGGGAAACCTCAGCGAGTATGCGTTCGAGCGGGGCTCAAGAAACCGCCTGAGAAAGTGAGTTGGCCGGACTGCCGCCGTGAGTTCATTTCCTTGGCCGAAGGCACACCGAAAAGCCCGCCCCTGGTGGGACGGGCTTCTCGCGGTCTACTCCCAGGTGTACGTCAGGGGGCGCGCAGGTCGACCAGTTCGGCCAGCGCGGCGCGGTGGCCGCCCGCGGTGCCGTACGCGATCGAGTCCGCCTTGGCCCGCTTCAGATACAGATGCACCGGGTGCTCCCAGGTCATCCCGAGACCGCCGTGCAACTGCACCGC
This genomic window from Streptomyces sp. DG2A-72 contains:
- a CDS encoding phosphatidylinositol-specific phospholipase C/glycerophosphodiester phosphodiesterase family protein, producing the protein MAHTTRRRVLTLGAALAGAVVVPASQALAGEQKKHHPRPLWRAHAHNDYEHPRPLLDALDHRFGSVEADIWLVGDQLLVAHDQVDLDPARTLESLYLDTLASRVKANHGSVYRGYRGSLQLLIDIKTEGSSTYLELDRHLRRYKGLFTTYAHGRVYPGPVTAVISGDRAARVPMEAQTVRRAFYDGRLADLGTSAPASFVPLISDNWTLNFTWRGVGAFPAAERQKLHTIVQAAHARGQKVRFWATPDIAGPARDALWTELLAADVDYLNTDDLIGLEAFLDAHPSA